The Sinomicrobium kalidii genome contains a region encoding:
- the trhO gene encoding oxygen-dependent tRNA uridine(34) hydroxylase TrhO, which yields MQLYNTLSAKERAALIEKAGKDRFTLSFYKYHHIKNPQIFRNHMFVTWDELDVLGRIYIAREGINAQLSVPADHFKAFKNHLDSITFLENVRLNIAIEQDNKSFLKLKVKVRNKIVADGLDDDTFDVTDKGTHVDAAKFNELIDDPDTILVDMRNHYESEIGHFKNAVTPDVDTFRDSLPIIEDDLKAHKEDKKLVMYCTGGIRCEKASAYFKHKGFKDVYQLEGGIIEYTRQVKDKELENKFVGKNFVFDERRAERISDDVIAHCHQCGKPCDTHVNCANEGCHLLFIQCEECAEKMNGCCSEACMEIVALPYEEQKALRKGKYKSNNIFKKGRSEVLRYKS from the coding sequence ATGCAACTGTACAATACTTTAAGCGCTAAGGAAAGGGCAGCACTCATTGAAAAGGCTGGTAAAGACCGCTTTACACTCTCTTTCTACAAGTACCATCACATTAAAAATCCGCAGATTTTCCGGAACCATATGTTCGTTACCTGGGACGAACTGGACGTTCTGGGGAGGATCTATATTGCGCGGGAAGGCATAAATGCACAACTGTCCGTTCCGGCAGATCACTTCAAGGCTTTTAAAAACCACCTGGACAGTATTACATTCCTGGAGAACGTAAGGCTCAACATTGCCATAGAGCAGGATAACAAATCCTTTCTGAAACTCAAGGTAAAAGTAAGGAACAAGATCGTGGCGGACGGCCTGGACGACGATACTTTTGATGTTACCGACAAAGGCACGCATGTAGACGCCGCTAAATTTAACGAACTCATCGATGACCCCGATACCATCCTGGTAGATATGCGCAACCACTACGAAAGTGAAATAGGCCATTTTAAAAATGCCGTTACACCGGATGTAGACACTTTCCGGGATTCCCTGCCTATCATAGAGGATGACCTGAAAGCACACAAGGAAGATAAAAAGCTGGTGATGTACTGTACCGGGGGAATTCGGTGCGAGAAAGCCAGTGCGTACTTCAAGCACAAAGGGTTTAAGGATGTGTATCAGCTGGAAGGCGGTATTATAGAATATACCCGGCAGGTCAAGGACAAAGAACTGGAAAATAAGTTTGTAGGTAAGAATTTTGTCTTTGACGAGCGGCGTGCCGAACGCATATCCGATGATGTCATAGCACATTGCCATCAATGCGGTAAGCCCTGCGATACTCATGTGAATTGCGCCAATGAAGGTTGCCATCTGCTCTTTATACAATGTGAGGAGTGCGCGGAGAAAATGAACGGGTGCTGTTCAGAAGCATGTATGGAAATTGTGGCATTGCCCTATGAAGAACAAAAAGCCTTGCGCAAGGGAAAATACAAGAGCAATAATATTTTTAAAAAAGGACGGTCTGAAGTGCTCAGATACAAGAGTTAA